TAACGTTAGTTAAACAGCTCCACTGTAGCCAGTATTGGCTGTACATACAGGTGTTAAATGAAAAAGACTAGATTTTTGTTTCCTGCTACTTGCAATCTAATTGGAGACGAACAGGTCAGAATTGACCTTTAATTCTAAGATTGGTTGGCTTTTTGGCACACTTGTAACACTGTGAAAATTTGAGCGAGTGTGTCTAGAGTTAAGTGCGCAGAGTGAAGAGgttgagagggagggagacatgACCAGAGGCCAGCAGCGTCTTCTCTGCGAGCAGAGAAAgacatgcaaatacattttttgtgcatgaaataggtttttgtttactccaactaaattattttttgtgagtgttgatttttgtttaaaatgcaatgtaatgtgCTTACAAAATATAGTTCTCTGTgctcaaaacatacaattactcACTCAGGAAAGAGACATATATAACGCCATACTCTAAAGCAACGTCCACAGGAACTGAAGGTGCAGTAAAATGATGCTGACAAAAACACTCTCTGTTTTTGCAGGTCAAGCACAGCTGAAGACTGAAGTGGACAAGCAGAAGACTGAAGTGGACAAGCTGAAGACTGAAGTGGATAAGCAGAAGACTGAAGTTGCCAAGCTGAAGACTGAAGTGGACAAGCAGAAGACTGAAGTGGACAAGCAGAAGGTTGAAGTGGACAAGCAGAAGACTGAAGTGGACAAGCAGAAGGTTGAAGTGGACAAGCAGAAGACTGAAGTGGATAAGCAGAAGACTGAAGTGGATAAGCAGAAGACTGAAGTGGACCAGCTGAAGACTGAAGTGGATAAGCAGAAGACTGAAGTGGACAAGCAGAAGACTGAAGTGGACAAGCAGAAGGTTGAAGTGGACAAGCAGAAGACTGAAGTGGATAAGCAGAAGACTGAAGTGGACAGGCTGAAGACTGAAGTGGACAAGCTGAAGACTGAAGTGGACCAGCTGAAGACTGAAGTGGATAAGCAGAAGACTGACGTGGATATGCAGAAGACTGAAGTGGACAGGCAGAAGCGACAACAGCAAGGTATTGTTCTCTGATCATTTTACTTGCTGCCGGGTGCTTCTGCTGCTGAGAGATTTACAGCGAGAAATTTCATTTTTACTATAAAATCAACTTATAGTAAATTTAGAAGAAACCTACACACAAAAATAGACAaagtttaataaaagaaattattTCTTTCCACCCATCTAACCCTAGACAACATTTCACACATGTTGTGTTTTGTCCTTAAGGGCCCACATAGCATTAAGACATTTTAGGGAAGATAAAGTATACAAAActataaactgaaaaatgtttcTGCCTGTATTGTCTCATCTTAATTTAAATGATAATAACCCCTGCTGTTTCAGCTTCTGTAACGAAATCAGAGTCTTACACGGGATAGTAGCAGTCACCAAGTTATAGTCATTAGTCCTGGTGTTAGCAACAAATTTCCTTATTGTGCTGAAACAGAAACTGTGTTTCATTGTTATTCTGAGTGTGTGCGACTGCCGCCACTGTTCTTGCTGCTGGAGAAACTATCCAGTAAGGTAGGGGAGGTCTTCTCCAAACAAATGTTCATCCTTGGGTTCAGGTACAGTCAGTTTGCTAAACATAAATGCCGGCTGTTAAACTTCATCCTAGGCCAATCATAGATGGCTGTGTATGtgagcaggaagaggaaggtggaTGACTCTGTTGATATTGATGTGAATCTACTGTTGTACTCGGATGGTGAAAGCCAGAAtcaggattgattttaattattataaagATATGAAGGATGTGGATCAGTTCAGTGTGATCTGGGCCCATGGTGATGTGTTGTGCTCTGTTGAAGGAGACCAGCTCCTCTTCTCTCAGGAGCTGATGTCATGTGTTTGAGTGTATATGTATGGATGTACATGTTATTCATGGGCCTGTTGAAAATAGTTCATTTTGTATATATAACAAGATGGAACATGATATAATAAAGttccattaaaaataaaatctctctctctctctctttctctcaattcaattaaatttgcTTTATTGACATGAACAAAGAAATCATGTTgccaaagcagtttacagaaaatgcATATATAGTAGGTATCacataaacttagcacaaaaagtaaggaaatttgtgtatGGTAGATTATTTCTATATAGTtaaaatgctttttggcaataaatcttatactgttggaaagcctgtttagttccctttaaAATGgagccccatttgtaaggaacatgcatgtGTGGGATGAACAGCAGCGCTCAGTATGTGGGTTgcacccatgaaaaatttgccaaatcttctctgctgAGTGGGCCCCAAACTTCACTTCCATAAAGTGCTATCGGTACAAGTACACTATCAAATATTTTAGTCCAGATTCTAATTTTAATGTTAACGCTGAACAACTTGGTTTTTAATGCATACATTGCCCTGCATGCTTTTTCTTTAAGTGAATGTATGGCTTTATTGAAAAGTCCTGATGCAGATAAGGTCAGACCAACGTAAgtatcattttgtgtgtgtttaatttggGTGTTATTCAAAGTGAAATGGTATTTGGCTTCAAGACATCTGGCTTTTTTTGAAAGATCATAATTTGAGTTTTCTTGAAATTGACCGCCAATACCCAGTTATGGCAGTATTGTTCCAGGATGGACAGGTTATATTGGAGACCATCTCTGgttgcactaagctattcagctgataacgctaactctcccaatgttagacccaggtgaaaaaagcttctggggggttgtttggctcgaggtcacgGTGCAAGGGACCCTAGGGtaaaattactctgaaccatcactttaattaaAGTATGTAAGGTGTATATATGATCGGAGGTTCTGTAACTTGGAAGAAAGCTAATTTGGCATTTACtaagtatgtttttttcttgaataAAGGTTAGTATCCTTGAATTTAGGATACTACAGAATATTTCCCCAGGTTGCTGTTGACACAGATCCCTCTGTAGTTATTAGGGTCagatttatttccatttttgtgGATTGGGGTGATCAGCCCCTGGTTCCAGACATCAGGAAATCAGCCAGATGTCAGCACCATGTTGAACAGTTTAACAATTGCAATTTGTTAAGCGGGGGTGCTGtttttcagcattttattttttatgcaaTCTGTGCCACAAGCTTTTCTTGATTTAAGAGATTTCAGTTTGTCTGTTAACTCTTTTTGTGTAATTTGATAATCTAATGGATTTTGGTTAGTTTTGATGGCAGATTCAAGATTGtctaatctaaatctaaatgtctAAATGTCTTCATCGCTGTTTGGAGCCCATTGGTATGCCTGATTTAGATTGTACAGTTTACTGGGCTGTTTCTTAGTAGTATCTctactgcttttttttccaagtacatatttatttctctctctttctctcactgtctctctgtctctctatctcttctccctctctctgagtGAGTGCTGTGAGAATGTTAATGCTGAACAGCTTGGTTTTTAATGCATACATattaatgtctctctctctctctcgctctgtctctctctgtctgtctctgtctctctttctctctgagctgagtgtttgtgtgaatgaGCTGCAGCGATTTGTAGTTTTTCttacttctctttttttatatcatttaattttgtttaGTTCAGCCGCGGGTGCAGCCGCCATGGTGAATGGAGAGTGGTTCTCCACGCTCACTAGAAAACATGGAGTAAAGATCTGTCCTAGTTTTCCGTGTAGCGTGGAGGACATTGGATTAGCTGTAGGGGACAAGGTCGGACACGGTAGCATTAAGTCGGCCGCTTGGATGAACGGCGCTGTGGTCATCTTCCTGGACCGGGAGGACAAGGTTAACCAAGTCATCGAGGCGGGCATCACCGTGAATGAAATGTTTGTGCAGGTGTTCCCGCTCACACAACCAGCTACAAAGGTAGTCCTGTCAAACGTCCCACCTTTAATCTCGGATGGCTTTCTCAGTAGAGAGTTGTCCAGACACGGGAAGATAGTTTCTCCCGTTAAAATAGAACACACATGGTTGTGGAGAGGCGGGACACACGGTGAAGGCCTGAGctgtaaaaatcaaaaaaatctctctccttttctctctcagtcCGACAGGTGGCGTTCTCAGCCGCTCTGCTGCCTGGAGGCCAAACAGCAAATATTGGACCCTTTTCCACGGACACTACCCTGATCTTCAAACACGTCGTCACCAACATTGGAAATGCCTACAACCCAAACACAGGTAGCTCTGATATtctaacaatacattttagggATGCACCTATGAACATTTTGGCAGAATACCAATATTTAGCGATGCCGATATTTATCTTTATATTTATCTTTAtaaaaagtaatgtatttcttttttgcaaaacatttggaaaagccCATAAATCATAGATTATTATtgtaagtgtgtgacaacattatgggatggatccctacagaggtagaccttttagttaaagagtaagatccttttagtttaacatgaaacagccccgaaatcaccatcaccaaacccaccagactccatgtaaataatcaggacttttagcgtgtatagagccagcatatctccaccagactccatgtaaataatcaggacttttagtgtgtatagagccagcatatctccaccagactccatgtaaataatcaggacttttagcgtgtatagagccagaatatttctaccagactccatgtaaataatcaggatttttagggtgtatagagccagcatatttccaccagactccatgtaaataatcaggacttttagcgtatatagagccagcatatttccaccagactccatgtaaataaccaggacttttagtgtgtatagagccagcatatcgccaccagactccatgtaaataatcaggacttttagcgtgtatagagccagaatatttctaccagactccatgtaaataatcaggacttttagcgtgtatagagccagcatatctccacatgtaaatgggtgaattaagggtttagtTCAACCAAACCaaagtggtgattgttggaacagtggaaagatgaactaAGACgacttttgatagttttatttagtttctgaccactttgaatgaagtgtgttttatgatgataaaagtcctgattatttacatggagtctagtggaaatatgctggctctatacacgctaaaagtcctgattatttacatggagtctggtggagatatgctggctctatacacgctaaaagtcctggttatttacatggagtctggtggagtttggtgatggtgatttcggggctgtttcatgttaaactaaaaggatcttactctttaactaaaaggtctatctctgtagggatccatcccataatgttgtcagacacttagaataataacgTGAGTCTGTccgcagcaacaacagaacttttagtgactctaactgctgctgaacattagtcctgtagggttacattacagctcgattctggtttaatactggaccagtttcacagatGTGATATATTGTGCATCACTAATATATTTAACTTGTATGTTGctgttcaaactttttttttcgttttccatttaaaatgacaaaaacaaatgtccaACAGGTCTGTTCACTGCCCCGGTGAGAGGAGCGTACAACTTTGAGTGGACGGTGGGTTCATTCAGAGATGGCGAGAAATCAGGAGGTTGGTTGGTCAAGAACTCAGAGTATGTCTTCTTGGCATACAAGCAAGGGGCCGGTTTTCTGACTTCTTCTAAAGCCGCTACGCTGTTGCTGCAGGTGGGAGACGTCGTGTCTGTGCGTCTGATGGTTAAAACTGCTGTGTTTGACAATGGAAATCACCACACCACCTTCAGTGGGTTTCTGCTGTTCCCCATGTAAGACAGaaacagcagctctgtgatAGTCACGCAGGTTTTTGTTGTCTTAAACAAGTCTTCATAGCACTTCATTGATTTAAACTGATTTCATCTGTATCCAAACAATAATAAGTAATTGTTGACaggaatctttttttctttcaaatatgAACTGATTAACGTTTCTGATTCTCTcttgtttctgtcattttaatgaTAATAAACATAAATCATTGCAATTACATCTGTGAGTGTTTCTTTAATCTGTTTGTTTCAACTTTAACTTATTGAAAGTAGATAATTCACCATCATATCAGTATAAAGAAACAGAGAATGTTAAGCTGTTGTAACATATCAACTCTGTATGATGTCCACATGAGATTCTCTGGACATTGGACGGTTCAGTCTCGCTTTCTAACATCAagcacacaacaggagatttatttttttattttacctttatttaaccaggaaagtctcattgagattaaaaacctctttttcaagggagtcctggccaagaagcAGCAAAATAGTTacaaacatacaatacaattacataCACATTATGAAAAACAGTTACAAAGGATCGACTCAAGTGTTCTCAATCTGGATTTAAAAgcgttcaatgaaagtaattcaGTCAATTTCCAGTCTTTTTGCAACATGTTCCATGTGTGGGGGGCTGAGTGAACAAAAGCCCTTTTTCCCACTTCTGTACGGGCAAGTGGAACAGCGAGCAACAAAAGATCATTTGAACGCAAACAATGAGAGCCAACACTCCTCCGTGAGATTAAGTTACAGATGTAGGAGGGCAATAGACCAAGCATGGCCTTATAAATGAAAGTATACCAGTGACCCAGCCTCCTGGAGGACAGAGAAGGCCATCCCACTCGAGAATATAGTTCACAGTGATGGGTCAAGACCCTACAATTAGTAATGAACCGCAGAGAAGCATGATATGTCAATCTTATGGAGACATTTAGCAGAGGCATTCATGtattaaaatgttgcattaacaAGGTGCTTTTTTgcttcaaaagaaaaacagaatttatTACGAAAGAAAAAGCCCAATTTAAGTTTAAGCATTTTCACAAGATTATCTATATGGGGCTTAAAAGTCAGGGAGTCATTAAGCAAAATACCAAGATACTTGTAGGTGTGAACCATCTCTATGACATTTCCCTCaagagtggacactaagggaGTAGATTGAGGGACCTTTGTAGTGTTTGAAAACAACATTAGTTTGGTCTTTTCAGCGTTAAGAACCAGTTTTAGCTGGATAAGTGTGTGCTGGACCACATCAAAAGCTTTCTGCAGAGATTCTACAGCTTTGGCAGGGTTCAATCCAAAACAGTAAATTATTGTGTCATCAGCGTAAAAATGCATATTAGCGTCAGACACATCTTGTTCTAAATCATTAATATACATGATGAACAGGAGGGGTCCTAATATAGAACCCTGCGGCACCCCCTTGTGGACATTCAAAAATTCAGAACACAGACCATCACATTTAATACACTGGGTCCTGTCACTCAAATAATTTGTGAACCAGGAAACAACATGACTAGACAGTCCTTAAAAGCCTATGCTTTAAAATAACATGATCCACAGTGTCAAAAGCTTTTGACAGATCAATAAAAAGGGAAgcacaatattgttttttatcaaGAGCAAGTATatcatttatcacttttgtaGCAGCCGTGATGGTGCTGTGTGTTTTCCTAAAGCTGGATTGTAGTTTAGAGAGTAGGTCACTAGAGTACAGGAACTCTTTAAGTTGATCACAAACAAGAGATTCAAGAAGTtttgacaaaacacacaaatttgATATTGGCCTGTAATTAGTTAAAACAGCTGGATCACCTCCTTTTAATAAAGGGGTAACAAAAGCAGACTTCCAAACAAGTggaatttctttgttttggattGAAAGATTAAAAAGGACCGTAAGAGGTTGTGCTACATAATCAGCTGCTATTTTCAAGAAGTAGGGCTTTATCAAGTCCGGTCCGTTTGGTTTCCTATGATCTAATGTTTTGAGAGCTTTATGCACTTCCTGCACAGTAAAAGGAACAACATTAAAATACTCTCCAGAAGACATTTGAGGCTCTCTGTAGGAAGTCAGAGGGGCCACTCCTGTGGAGTCAAACAAAGAACCAGAAGCTACGAAATGGTTGTTAAAGCTATTTAAGACCTCGGTCCTATTGTAGACAGGGACAGAGTCTTTTAAGACATATTTTAGAAGAGCCTGAGGTCTTCTATTTACAGATAGAGACTTTATCACTTTCCAAAATTTCTGTGTATTGTTAAGGTTTTCTGTTGTGACAGATAAGTAATATTCTGATTTAGCCTTTTTGATAAGAGAAGTACATTTATTTCTTAAATGCCTAAAATTATAGCAGTCAGAGGGAGAATTGCCTTTTCTGGCTTTGGCCCATACCACATTGCGCTGATGGATGGACTCTGACAATTCTGGAGAAAACCAAGGGTTCTCTCGTCCCTTGACTCTGGATTTCCTAATGGGAGCATGTTTATTTCCAATCTTCATAAAACTCTCCCTAAAATATGCCCAAGCCAGCTCAACATCTGGCAACAAACGTAATTGCCCCCAACTAACCAAAGCTAGATCATGATGAAAGGCTTgttcattaaatattttttaatttctcttACAAATAATACGCGGATTGCATTTGGGGATTTTAGTGTTCCTGCAAGTAGCAACAACACAATGATCACTCAAATCATTGCAGAACACATCCACTGATGAGAACTTATGAGGAACATTTGTTAGGATAAAGTCAATCAATGTAGACTTATTAGGACTCTTTACGTTTGGCCTTGTAGGTAGGTTGACCAACTGGCTGAGGTTAATAGAGTCACAGAAGGATTTGAATTCACCGGAAACTGCATTTAGCCAATCCCAATTCAAATCTCCGGCCAAAAAGAGTTCATTGAAATTTAATTTTGACAAAAGATACTGTAAGGATGATAATGCTTCCTTGATGGCAGATGGAGGCCTATAGCACCCCACGACAGTTATAGACAGGGACTTAACTATTTCTACATTCAAAGCCAAAAACTCCATTTGCTTAGAAATAGATTCAGATAGAACAATTGATACATCAAATCTTGATTTTACATAAATGGCTACGCCACCACCTTTTTTAGTATCCAAATATGGCAATATAAACTTAaataagtagttttggtgcctaaatcTAACCAAACTATGACTGTTTCACAGTGTTAACAATGTAATTTTAGGAGTTAAAATCATGTCTCTAGATCAGCTGGCTCACTCAGTTCAAACTtcaaatcaatttccaaaaatCAAATTGTTGGTTTCACAGGTATTGGGAGCAAGTGGCCTTTAACATTTACACTGTTGTTATACTGGCCGCCGTTAGAGGGCGCTCTATTAAAAGCTAAATGCATTTGAGCATAACAAATACAGATGCTTGTTCAATTAACTTTGATACTTTGTTGTTTTCATTAATTCAgttactggtgtgtgtgtctgtgtgtgtgtgtgtgtgtgtgtgtgtgtgtgtttctgtgtatgagtgtgtttcCAAAATTCAGGATTTCAGTTTCTTTTAAAATTTTTGATATTTAAAGTAATTTCTGTGTTCACATAAATTAGCAGTAAAGATAATTCAGCATTTTAAATTCATGTCTCTAGACCCTTGAGGGTGGATCCCATCAGGCTGCTGCCAGTCATTGGTCCTCACGACGTCatacaaacgtgtgtgtgtgtatgtgtgtgtgtgtgtgtgtgtgtctgcgtgagtgtttgtgtgtgtgtgtgtgtgtgtgtctgcatgagtgtttgtgtgtgtgtgtgtgtgtgtgtgtgtgtgtttgtgtgtctgtgtgtgggttgtgtctgtgtgtgtgtgtgtgtgtgtgtgtctctgtgtgtgtaatgcaCCAAGTAAGCTGGAGGCCACAGATGAAATATTATGGGATGTAATATTATACTGAGGAAACAAAGAGCAGACAGTATTTCTACACACACAACTTCCCATCCTGGTCCTGAGAGGGCagcggttgtgtgtgtgtgtgtgtgtgtgtgtgtgtgtgtgtgtgtgtgtgtgtgtgtgtgtgtgtgtgtgtgtgtgtgtgtgtgtgtctgcgtgagtGTCTgcgtgagtgtttgtgtgtgtgtgtgtgtgtgtgtgtgtgtctgcatgagtgtttgtgtgtctgtgtgtgggttgtgtgtgtgtgtgtgtgtgtgtgtaatgcacCAAGTAAGCTGGAGGCCACAGATGGAATATTATGGGATGTAATATTATACTGAAGGAAACAAAGAGCAGACAGTATTTCTACACACACAACTTCCCatccaggggtctcatttataaaactgtgcgtaggatccttactataagtgtacgtgcgcccaaaagcccaaattggcgtacgccggaaaaaagtcagatttataaaaccgtgtgtacgtatacctgtaagcaatgttccctttatgaATCACAGACTGACTAcacgtgtgcgtacgtggatcagcctcttatcccgccctgtacacgcccatttttaaccataaatagtcaatgcaaagcacctcgtgaatgctggtcagtatgttaatgaccctggcagttgttctttcgttacaccgaatcataatgactggcggagaaaaaaacaaaacaaataaacctcCCAaacgctcgggaattgctgccaattgaattataatttcggcctgttgtcgcacagtgtagggaaactggatctatagactacctttattaataaaatcttccaaatcaGCAGCATTACGGTACtctgggacagcttcgatataccagacctatataataagatttaacagaactatatattatatccaaacaagccttagtgataaagttgaagattatatataatatgtatttaaaaaaaaaacacttagctgtctgacatttccctctggaaacagctggTTTCCCCCAGAGTGGTGAGAACCTGTATTTGGatcgttgccctctctactggacccaattcagtacaagagctcagctatattactattacagctatattactattacagctatattactattacagctatattactattacagctacattacTATTACAGAT
This genomic interval from Perca flavescens isolate YP-PL-M2 chromosome 13, PFLA_1.0, whole genome shotgun sequence contains the following:
- the LOC114567390 gene encoding complement C1q tumor necrosis factor-related protein 3; this translates as MEISASFTLLLLLGSVSPSESVECRQASPPDIYAELREITASLVQLQTNMTLLQRETTVDKQKTEVDKLKTEVDKQKTEQKTDVDMQKTEVDRQKRQQQVRQVAFSAALLPGGQTANIGPFSTDTTLIFKHVVTNIGNAYNPNTGLFTAPVRGAYNFEWTVGSFRDGEKSGGWLVKNSEYVFLAYKQGAGFLTSSKAATLLLQVGDVVSVRLMVKTAVFDNGNHHTTFSGFLLFPM